TGATGGCGTTCTACGCCAACCGGCCGTTCGGGCAGGCTCCGGGCCTCGGCCTGAACGCCTTCTTCGCCTTCACCGTCGTCGGCGCGATGGGGATCCCCTGGCAGACGGCGCTGGCCGCCGTCGTGACCGAGGGCGTCCTGTTCATCCTGCTGACTGCGGTCGGCGCGCGGGAGTACGTCATCCGCCTGTTCCCCGAACCCGTGAAGTTCGCAGTCGGGACCGGGATCGGCCTGTTCCTCGCGCTGATCGGGCTGGAGGCGATGCACGTCGTCGTCGGCGCGGACCAGGCCGGCACGATCCTCGCGCTCGGCGACCTCGCCGCGGACCCGGTCGCCGTGCTGTCGGTCGTCGGCCTCTTTGCGACGCTCGCGCTGTACGCCGCCGGGGTGCGGGGCGCGATCATCCTCGGCATCCTCGCCACGACGGTCGCGGGATGGGGGCTGACGATGGGCGGCGTGACCGCCGAGGGCGTCCTCGCCCCGGCGTCGCTGCCCGCGGCGCAGTACGACATCACGCCGCTCGCGGGCGCGTTCGTCGAAGGCTTCCGGAACGTCGAGGCGTTCACGTTCGCGCTGGTCGTGTTCACCTTCTTCTTCGTCGACTTCTTCGACACCGCCGGCACGCTCGTCGGCGTCGGGCAGGCCGGGGACTTCCTCGACGAGGACGGCAACCTGCCCGACATCGACAGGCCCCTGATGGCCGACGCGGTCGGCACCACGGTCGGCGGCATCCTCGGCACGTCGACGGTGACGACGTACATCGAGTCCGCGACGGGCGTCGAGGAGGGCGGCCGCACCGGGCTGACCGCGCTGGTGATCGGCGTCCTCTTCCTGCTGTCGCTGGCCGTCGTCCCGCTGGCGGCCGCCATCCCGCAGTACGCCTCCCACATCGCGCTGGTCGTCGTCGCCATCATCATGCTCGGCAACGTCACCGAGGTCCAGTGGGACGACGTGACCCACTCGGTCCCCGCGGGGATGACGATCATCGTGATGCCGCTGACGTTCTCCATCGCCTACGGCATCGCCGCCGGGATCATCAGCTACCCCGTGATCAAGGCGGCGACGGGCGAGGCCCGCGACGTGTCGCCCGGCCAGTGGGCGCTCGCGCTCGCCTTCGTCGGCTACTTCTTCGTCCGGACGAGCGGGGTCCTCACCGGCCAGCTGTAGCCGGCCGGGTGTCCTCCGCCGGGCGTGCGCTCCCGGCACACACGGTCCGGCCGCTTTTTTGTCCGGGTCACCTACGTCGGCGTGATGCCGAACCTCGAACTGTACGAACTGGCGGGCTGCCCGTACTGCGCGAAAGTCAAGGACAAGCTCGACGAACTCGGGCTGGACTACGAGTCCCACATGGTGCCCAGCTCCCACAGCGAGCGCACCGAAGTCGAGCAGGTGAGCGGTCAGACCGGCGTCCCGGTGCTGGTCGACTCCGACCACGGCGTCGAGGGGATGCCCGAGAGCGACGACATCGTGGAGTACCTCGAAGAGACGTACGGCGACGGCGCGGCGTAGACGGACGAACGCGGTTTCGCCGACTCGTTCGCCGTTTCGTCCCGGCCGGTCGTAGCCGCTGGACCGGCCCGGTTCGGAGAGGAAACGTTTCCGGGCTGGCGGACGACGACCGCACGAATGTCGCTCGACAGGCCCCTCCCGCTCGCCGTCGCGTTCGGACTGCTCGTCGGCGCGTTCGTCAACTGGTTCCTCCTCACGCACTGGTTCCCGGCGCTCGGCGTCGCGGCCATCTACGCCGGCGCGGCGTACTTCTACCTCGCGTTCGATCTCTCCCTGCTCGGGACGCAGGTCGAGTTCGCCGAGCGCCGGGACAGGGTCGGCTACGCTGTCGGGCTGTTCGGGCTGAGCGTGAGTCCGCTGGCCATCGGCGAGTACGCCGGCCTGGGGGAGTCGACGGTGTACGGGCTGGTCGTCTGGGTCATGGGCGTGATCGCCTTCCTCCTCTTGTCGACAGCGGCGGCACACGGGGAGTAGCGAGGGGATCCGCGGACGCCGGGTCGTCGATCCGTCACGAACTCTTCGAACCGGTCCCTGTCCCTTGCGGCAGGAGCGGATACATACCGGTCCGCGACGAACGTGATGGTATGGAACCGTCGCACGTCCTCGTCCCGCTGGACGGCTCGCCGCTCGCGGACGACGCGCTGGCCCACGCGCTCGCGGTCCACGACTGCCGGGTCACCGTGCTGAACGTCGTCACGCCGCCGGACGCCGGGATGAGCGAGGGCGGCGTGCTGGAGGCCGGTGCGGAGCGTCGCGAGGCGGCCACGGAGCGCGCCGAGCGCCTCGTCGAGCGTGCCCGAAACCGCGCCGAGGCGGCGGACCGGTCCGTCGAGACGGCCGTCGAGTCGGGCGATCCCGCGGACGTCGTCGTGGCGTACGCCGAGGACCACGGGGTCGACCACATCGTCATGGGGAGCCACGGCGGCGAGCGCAGCGACCTCGCCCGGCGGCTGCTCGGGACGGTCGCGACGGCCGTCGTGAGCGAGGCCCCCGTCACCGTCACTGTCGTCCGCTAGCCGCCCAGTACGGCCGCGAAGACGCGGTACAGCGCGAAGCCGACCGCCGTCGAGGAGACGAGCGTGATCAGCCAGAACGCGACGGTCCAGCCGATCTTCGACCGCGAGACGCCCGCGGAGCCGCCGGCCAGCCCGCCGCCGATCACCCCCGAGATGATGATGTTGTTGAAGGAGATGGGGATGCCGAGTGCGATGGCAAGCTGGGCGATGACGAAGCCCGGGACGAGCGCGGCGATCGAGCGCCGCAGGCCCAGTTGCGCGTACTCCCGCGAGGTCGCCTGCAGCAGCCGCGGCGCGCCCATCCACGCCCCGGCGAGGATGCCGGTGGCACCGAGCGCCAGCAGGGCGACCCCTGGCAGGCCGAGCTGGTCCCGCGCGAGCGTCTCCAGCGGGCCCGTGGCGAGCCCGACCTGGCTGCCGCCGCTGGAGAAGGCGACGACGCTCCCGAGCGCGAGCAGGAACCACCGGATCCCGGCGTCGACCGACGCGCGCATCCGGCGGCGGATGACCGCGTAGCCAAGCACGGCGAACGCGACCGTCGTGGCCGCCTCGGCGACCGGGACGCCGCCGGCGGTCGGCGCGCCGACGAGTCGGGCGAAAAAGCCCGCGAGGGTTCCCTGCGGGCCGGGCGACGGGATCACCCCCAGCGAGACGTTCGCCAGGATGCCGGCGACGACGCCGGCGAGCAGGGGGACGCCCACCGTGTCCGGCACGTCGTCGCGGCGGAGGAGCTTCGCCGTCAGGTAGGCGATGCCGCCGGACATGAACGGGACGGCCAGCCAGAACGCCCCGAGGCGGCGGTACGTGTCCCATGCCGGGCTCCCGCCCAGCGACAGGCCGACGCCGACGACCGCGCCGGAGGTGGCGAACGCCGCCGGAATCGGGTAGCCGGAGTAGACGCCGACGGTCATGAACACCGCGGCGGTGAGCAGTCCGGCCGAGGCGGCCAGCGGCGAGAGCGTCACGCCGTCGATCAGCCCGGTCCCGACCGTCTCGGAGATGCTCCCGCCCTGGGTGAGCGCGCCGAGCGCGGCGAACACGCCGATGAGGAAGGCGGCCCGCATCGTCGGGATGGCGTTCGCCCCGACCGCCGGGGCAAAGGGCGGCGAGTTGCTGTTCGCGCCCAGCGACCACGCCATGAACAGCCCCGCGAGCGCGGCGAGCCCGACCAGCGCGGGAAACGCCGCGCTCATCAGCCCCTCCGGAACCCGGCGACCAGCCCCCGAAGCCCGGTCCGTGCGGCCTCCGAGGCGCGGGCGATCAGCACGGTCTGCCCGCTCCGCTCGGCGACTTCCCGGGGGATCGACCCGACCAGCCGCGCCTGCAGCGTTCCGCGCCTCGTCGCCCCGAAGACGACGAGGTCGTGCTCGTCCGCCGCCGTCACCAGCGCATCCGTCGCGTCGTCAGCCTCGCGGACGGCGGCCGTCACCTCGACCGACGGCCCGGGCGCGGCCTCGACCGCGGCGCGACCGCCGGCGGCCCACTCCGCGGCGGCGTCGCTCCCGTCCTCCGGCGTCGCGACGGCAAGCGCCGTCACGCTCGCGTCGTTGGCGGCGGCGACGGCCTTCGCCATGGCCGCTGCCGGGCGGACGTGCGGGCCGCCGGCGACCGGGAGCAACACGGCGTCGACGCCGTCGGCGATCCTTCCGATCCGCTCGACGTACACGTCACAGGCCGCCCGGCGGAGCACGGCGTCGACGCTGCTGCCGAGCACCACGCCCGAGCGCCGCCGCTCGCCGTGCCACCCCAGGACCAGCGCGGTGGGACCCAGTTCGGCGACCGCCCGGAGCAGTCCGTCCTCGGGCGACCGGGCGACGAACATCTCGGCGTCGACGGGCACGTCGTCGGGCACGACGCCGGAGGCGCGGTCGAGCATCGCCTGCCGGTCGCCGGAGTACTCCTCGATTATCGTCTCGTCGGAGAACACGCCGAAGGGGGAGTCGTGGGACTTGACGACGACGCTGACGACCCGTACGCCGCCGTCGACGACCCGGGCGAGGTCGCTCGCGGTCCGCACCAGCTGTTCGACGTGGTCGGGGTTGCTGACCGCGACCAGCACCTCGGGGCTGTCCATTACCCTAACTTCGACGTGGCGGTACAAAAGCTTCGCGCGAGTGACGGGACTGAGAGCCGTCGCGGATCGCGACTGCGGCGGGCCGTCTCAGGCCGGTTCGCCGTCGGAGCGCTCGCGGATGAGGTCGCGCAGGGTGTCGGCGTCCCTGATGTCCTCGACCTCGTCGCGCTCGATGATCGCGGTGCCCTCGACGGAGTCGCGCTTGGCGCTGTCGACGAAGTACACCGACCGGGTCCGGGTGACGCGGCCGAGCGACCCCATGATCCGGGCGCGCTTCTCGGCGGTGCGGGTGAACTCGGAGTGGCCCGTCAGCACCGTCTCCTCGCTCTCGTCGTCGTCCTCGCTGACGGCCTTGAACGGCGCGCGCAGCGTCGGGTGCACGTCGAAGCCGGCACGGGTCATGACGGCGACGATGCGCTCGTCGTCGGGGTCGGCTTCGGGGTCGTCGGGCGTGGGGTCGGCATCGTGGACCTCCTCGGCCCCGTCGAGGACGGAGACGGGGCTGGTCAGCGGCGCGTCGAACATCTCCTCTAACTCCATGGCGACCTCGACGGAGGCGTTCATGCCGTCCTCGTACTTCGAGACGGTGCGCCTAGAGACGCCGAGTTCGGAGGCCAGCTGGCCGAGGCTCCACCCCTTCTCCTCGCGCTCGTCGGCGAGCACGTCGCTGTCGATGTTGACGTAGAGGCCGCCGGGCGCGGCGTAGATGAGCGGCGGCACCTCCTCGACGAACAGGTTCATCGCGGTGTCCGGGCTCATCACCGGGACGCCGTGGCGGAAGTACACCACGTCCGGCTCCAGTTCCTCGTCGCGGGTGCGCAGGCCGACGACCATCGGTGTGCCGTTGAGATACGTGCCGAGCCGGCGCATCTCCGCGCCGGTCGCGCCGTCGAACGCGTCGATGTTGGCGAGGATCTTCAGCAACACGAGGTCCTCGCCGCGGCGCGCGGCGATGTCGAAGCTCTTCGGCCGGATCGCACACCGGTCGCTCACCGTGAAGCCGGCGTCCTCGAGCATGGCCGTGACGTTGCCGACCAGAGCGGACCGGGACATACCCGTACGTAAGCGATTCATCGCATATAGGCGTTGTGCCGAAGCGATCCCGGCCACTGCGGGCGATTTTCGGCTCACGAGCCGACAGTTACTTGTGCTCTCGGCGGACCCGAAAGCGGTTACACCGCCCCCGCCGTACCTGTCCGCGATGACAGTCGTCGGCATCGACGACACCGACTCCCGCGAGCGCGGGATGTGCACGACGTACGTCGCCCGCGAGGTGGCCGACCGGATCCGCGGGGCCGGCGGGACCGTCGAGCGACTGCTCCTGGTGCGCCTGAACCCCGCAGTCGAGCACAAGACCCGTGGCAACGCCGCGCTCGCCGTCCACGTCGACGCCGACCCCGAGACGGCTTTCGCGGTCGCCCGCGAGGAACTCGACGCCGCGGCCGAGACCGACGACCCGAACACCAACCCCGGCCTCGTCGTCGCGCCCGGCGACCCCGCCGACGTGCCCGACGACGTGGCCGCCTTCGCCCGCGACGCGATGCGGGACCACCACGGAGTGGCGGACGCGACCGCGCTCGCCGACGCCCGTGGCTACCGCCGCGCCGGCTGGAAGAATGCCCGCGGGACGGTCGGCGCGCTGGCCGCCGTCGGCGCGTGGCGGGCGGTCCCCGAGTGGACCTACGAGTACATCTCCTACCGCCGCGCCGACGCACGCGGAACGCCCCGCGAGGTCGACCTCGACTCGGTGTTCGCTGCGGCCGACGACGCCTACCCCGACGCCTGGGACACCGTCGACCGCGGCGAGGGCGAGGCGGTCTGCGTCCCGCACACGCCCGGCCCGATCCTACACGGAATTCGCGGCGACGACCCCGACACGGTGCGTGCGGTCGCCGAGCGGATCGAGAGCGAACCGGTCGAGTCGACGGCGCTGTTCCACACGAACCAGGGGACCGACGCCCACCTCCGGGACGCCGCGCTGGCCGACGCCAGCGACGGTCGCTCGTACCGCGTCGACGGGACGGTCGCCGACCCACCCGAGACCCGCGAGGGCGGCCACGTGTTCCTGACGCTCGCCGAGGGCGACGCCGAACTTCCCTGCGCCGCCTTCGAGCCGACGAAGCGGTTCCGCGACCGCGTCCGCGCGCTCCGCGTCGGCGACCGGATCACCGCCTGCGGCGAGGTGAGCGACGGGACGCTCAAGCTGGAGAAGCTCGCCGTCCGCGACCTGAATGCGATCGAACTCGTCACGCCCGACTGCCCCGACTGCGGCCGATCGATGGAGAGCGCCGGCGCGGACCAGGGCTACCGCTGCCGGGACTGTGGGACGAGCGCGCCCGGCAAGGTCGAGCGGCCGGTCGACCGCGACCTCGAACCGGGCTGGTACGAGGTGCCGCCGTGTGCGCGGCGGCATATTGCGAAACCCTTGGTTCGTGGCGGGTTCGATGCGCCGACCCATCCCGAGCGGTGAATCGGTCCAGTCACGACTGCCGCTACTCCTACCCGACCGCCATCACCGACCCGTCCCAGCTACCGACGAACAGCCGGCCACCGGCGACGGCCATCGTCGCGGCCGGCGACGGGAGCGACAGCGACCACTCCGCGGTCCCGCCGGCGCGGTCGAACGCGTGCAACCGCGGGTCGGAGGGGCCGTCGGCGGCCGCGGTGGCGACGTACACCGAGTTCGCCGTCGCGACGGGCGAGGCCCACACGGTGCGGTTCGGGAACCGCTTCGTCCACGAACGGTCGCCGGCGTGCGAGTACCGACCGACGTGCGCCGTCACCGTTCCGTCGTCGGTGCTCGCCCAGACCACGGACACCGACTCGGGCGTCACGGCCGGCGGCGGCACCTGGTGGCCGAGCGACGCCTGCCACTCGACCGCGCCCTCCTCCAGCGCGTCGAGCGTGACCGGCGGCGTCGGCGTCACCCGCCCGGAGGCGTCCCGGCCGCCGTAGTACACCGCGTCGCTCGCGGCGACGGCGTGGACCTGCGGGCTGATCGGCGTTTCGCTCGTCCAGTTCCGGCCCGGCGGGTCGCCGAGCAACCGCTCTACGGTTCCGCGCCGCACGTCGACCGCACAGGCGGGCGACCCCGCCGTTCCGCCGAGGTAGAGTTCCGTCCCCCGGACCGCGGGTGCCGGGTCGCGGTTCCCGCCCAGGTCTATCGACCAGCGCCGGTCGCCGTCCGCGAGCGCGTCGAGTCGCCCGTGTGGCGGCGTCGTCGACCCCTCTGTCCCGTAGTTCAAGGTGGCGTACACGGCGTCGTCCGTGGCGACGACCGGGCGGAACCGCGGGCCGAGCACCTCGTCGTACGTGACCGTCCAGCGACGTTCCCCGTTCGTTCGGTCGAACGCCCGCACTCGCGGCACGCCGCCGTCGACGCTGCCGGCGTACACCGCCCCGTCGGTGACCGCTGGCCCGTACACCGCCTCGCTCCGTGCTGCCCGCCACGAGTGGTCGCCGGTGGCGGCCTCGAGCGCAACGAGGCCGTCGCCGCCGACGTACAGCGTCCCGTCCGCGACGACCGGCGAGGGAGCGCCGTAGCCGTATCGTCGTCCGTCCGTCACCCTTCGGGTCCACTCGACGGACGGGTCGGGCCCCGGGCCGACGGCTGCGGGGACGTGGTTGCTGTTGGTCGTGTCGTGGGCGTGGAGGGGCCAGTCGCCGTGGTCGCGGCGGGTCGTCACGGGGTCCGGGGTTCCCGAACACCCGGCGAAGGCGCTCGTGACGCCGACGGCCGCCGCGGCGAGGAACCGTCGTCTGTTCATTTCGTGTTCGTCGTCGCCCGGCGGTTCCGGGCGGACGGGTAAGTGTATTTTGCCTGCCGAACGCTAGCGGGAAGAAGTCGCGCGTGGCCGGTAACTGCCGCAGTCGGACCGGGGCTATTTTCCCGCCGGCGGCCGGACGCCCGCCATGGACGAGATCGAACGCGCCGACGTCGCCGTCGCCGCAGCGCGCGAGGGTGCGAGCGTCGCCGCCGACTACTTCCGGACGGACGTGCCCGTCGAGATGAAAGACGGGAAGACCGACGTGGTGACCCGCGCCGACCGCGAGGCACAGGAACGGGTCATCGAGACGATCCGCGAGACGTTCCCCGACGCGACGGTCGTCGGCGAGGAGGACGACGCGCCGACGGTCGTCCCCGACGACGGCCCCGCCTTCGTCGTTGACCCCATCGACGGGACGAACAACTTCGTGCGCGACATCCCGATCTGGTGTACGAGCGTCGCGGCCGTCGTCGACGGCGAGCCGATCGCCGCGGCGACGGTCGTGCCGCCGACGGGCGACGAGTACATCGCCCGGGACGGCGAGACACGGTTCAACGGCGAGCCGGTGACGGTCAGCGACCGGACGGATCCCCAGGCGAGCACGGTCTGCCCGACACTCTGGTGGGGGCTCGACCGCCGCGACGAGTACGCCGCCGCCGCGACCGGCGTGGTCGAGCGCTTCGCCGACCTGCGGCGCTACGGCTCGGCACAGGTCTCCTTCGGCTACGTCGCCTCGGGCGCGCTGGACGGGATCTTCTCGAACCTCCAAGGGAACCCGTGGGACACCGTCGCCGGGGCGCATCTGGTCCGGCAGGCCGGCGGGCGCGTCACCGACCTGGAGGGGGAGCACTGGCGACACGACAGCACGGGCGTCGTCGTGTCGAACGGCGGGATCCACGACGAGTTGCTGGCCGTGGCCCGCGAAGCCGACGCCGCACGCGAGTGACGGCGCTCCCGGACGGACGAAACTGAAGCGCCGAAAGACGGGAGAAAACGGGAACTTCGCGTTACTTCCAGATCGACTCGGCCATCCGCTGTGGGAACTCCTTGAGCAGCGTCAGGAACCCCTTGCTGTCGCTCTCGCCGCCGCGCAGGTACGACCGGGTGCGCTGGCTGATCATCTCGACGGAGATGACGAGCATGAGGATAACGAGAATGGTCGCCATCATGTTCGTGTAGTGGAACAGCTGGCGTTCGAGCAGGAGCACGTACCCCAGGCCGCCGCCGCCGATAAGCCCCATCGTGACGGCGATGCGGGTGTTGATCTCGAAGATGTACAGCGCCCACGCGATGAAGGGCGTGAACACCTGCGAGAGCATCCCGAACACGACCGTCTGCGGTCCGTCGGCACCCGTCGACCGGATGCCCTCGATCGGGCCGTCCTCGATCTCCTCGAGTTCGTCGGTGAACAGGCGACCGAGGTTCCCCATCGTGTCGGTGCCGATGGCGAGCGTCGCCGTGAACGGCGTCACGCCGCCGAGCGGGATGTAGATGAGCGCCCACACGAGCGCCGGGATGGCGCGGATGGTGGACATGATACCACGGAAGATGAAGTTAAAGGGGAACGGCGTCACGCGCTCGGACCCGAGCACGCCGAGGATGAGCGCACCCGGGAAGCCGAGGACGGTCCCGGCAAAGCCCATCGACAGCGTGATGATGGCCTGCTGGAACAGGTTCCGCGCCTGGATGAACTCCCAGTAGGCCCCCATGTCGATGAAGGGGATGCCGAAGTACGTCGCCGGGGGGAAGAACTGGCCGAGCGCGGCCGTGAACTCGGGCCAGTACCGAACGATCTCGCCGATGGTGAAACCGACCTCCGACAGCGCCCGCTGGAAGAGGATCCCGAACACAACCAGTCCGATGCCCATCAGCACCCGGCGGATCGTCCGGGAGCGCTTGAGCGCGTTCAGCTGGTCCTCGGCCGGCTCCGTGGCGGCGGTCCCGAAGCCGAAGTACGCGAGCAGCCCCCGGTCCGACCCGTCGTCCGTGCTCATGCTACCGCCTCCTCGCTGTCGTTCTCACGGGTAATGCTCGTCTCCTTGCCGTAGATCCGGTCGACGGCGTCGATCGTGAGGTCGTCGAGGTCGCCGTCGAACACCTTCTCGCCCTCTTTCAGCCCGATGAACCGGTCCCCGAACTCGCGGGCGATGTTCACCTGGTGGAGACTGGCGACGGTCGTGATGTCGCGCTCGTCGGCGGCGGTGCGGAGGTAGCCCATCACGGTCTCGGCGCTCGCCGGATCGAGGCTCGCGACCGGCTCGTCGGCGAGCAGCGTCGTCGGCTGCTGGACCAGCGCCCGGGCGATGCCGACACGCTGCTGTTGCCCGCCGCTCATGCTGTCGGCGCGCTGTCCGGACTCCTCCAGCAGGCCGACCGTCTCCAGCGCTCGAAGCGCCTCAAGCTTGTCCTCGTGGTCGTTCCACTGGAAGAGGCTCCGGAGGAAGCCGGTGCGGTTCAGCGATCCCGAGAGCGCGTTCGAGTACGCGCTCATCTGCTCGATGATGTTGTGCTGCTGGAACACCATCGCGACGTCGTTGCGCTGGCCGACGACCTCCTCACCGTCGATAGTGATTCGGCCGTCTGTCGGGGAGGTGAGACCGTTAAGACAGCGTAACAGCGTCGACTTTCCCGCGCCGGAGGTCCCGAGGAGGATCACGAACTCCCCGTCGTCGACCGAGAACGAGACGTCGTCGATGGCCTGGACGTCCCCGTAAGACTTGCTCAGGTTTTCTACTCGAATAGTTCCCATCGTTGGCTACTCTAACTTTGACGGATAATGAATGCTGTTAACTCGTTCGATACGGGCAAAACGTGTTGATCGGGGTTACTGCCCGAGTTCGACGCCCAGCGTGTCGATGACTTCCTGGACCGGCTGGTAGTCGTCGACGGAGCCTTCGGCAAGCCCCGTGAACCAGAGCTGCTCCTCGGCGTCCTCTTCGATGAGGTCGTCCTCCTCGGCGTTCAGCAGCGCGTCGATGACGCGCCCTTTCACGTCCTCGTCAAGTCCGGAGCGGGCGAGGATGGGGGCACGCGGGATCGGCTGTGACGTGGCCAGCAGCTGGAACTCCTGCTCGTCGGTCGCGGAGCCCGCACTGTCGAACTCGGCCGACTTCTCCTGGAACCGTTCGGGGAACTGGTCCGCCGGAACGTGCGGGGTCGACACGAACGCGCCCGTGCCAGCGGCGACGACCGGGTCGCGGTTGATGAGCGTCTCGCGGGCGGTCGCGTGGTCCGACCACTGCCCGGAGAAGTCCTCCGGCTCGCCGTTGGGGGCGTTACCGGTGTCCAGCCCGGCCTCGCTCAGCATGTACAGCGGGAACAGCGAGCCGCTGGTCGACAGCGCGTCAGCGAAGGCGATCGTCTCGCCCTCCAGGTCGGCCAGCTCGTTGATGTCGTTGTCCGGCAGCGTCGTGATCGTCGAGAAGTACTGGGCCGCACCGTACGCGATGCGGATACCGGCGACCTCCGCGACGTCCTGCTCGCCGGCCTGCAGCGCGATGGCGGGCGCGGCGTCGGCCACGTCGGTCTGCTCGCTTTTGAGCGCCTGTAGCACCGCGGCGTAGTCGGCCGCGACTGTGGATTCGATCGTGACGTCTGCCTCGTCTTCGAGGTAGTTGAACAGCGGCTGATACTGCTGCTGGATGTCCACGTCGGACTCCGCGGGCGTGAGCGAGAACGTGATCGAACTCGAGTCGCCCCCGCTGCTGCCGCCCGTGAGGTCACCGATACAGCCAGCACTGAACGCGACCGTTCCGGCCGCACCGACGCCCTTGAGGAATTTTCGCCGATCTGTCATAGGGACGTGCGGAAATTCGAAGGTTAACAAATAAAGTTTGCTATTATCGGTACATAGACCATGGAAGACCACAGTTCGGAGAAAGCGTGGTGACGAAGGATAATGACTGCGAGGCGACATCCGCGCCGTCGGCGAGTTCCGGCCGACCCCGGGTCAGAGCGTCTTCATGCCGCTGCCGGTCAGCGGCACGACCACGTCGTCGTCCTCGTCGACGACGCCGCGGCGACGGTACTCCGCGAGCGCGGCGGGCGCGATCGCGCTTGTCGGTTCGACGTAGAAGCCGGCGCGGTGGAGCCGGTCCAGACTCCCCTCGACCGCGTCGGCGTCCAGCGCGACCGCGTCGCCGTCGGTGTCGCGGATGGCGTCGACGATCTGGTCGTGGCGGGCCGGCTCCCGAATGTGGATCCCGTCGACGATGTCGTTCGGGTCGTCGTCGTCCTCGTCGCGGTCGAGCGCGGCCGTCAGCTCCGACCCGTCGTTTTCGGCCTCGACGGGGTCGCTCCCCAGTTCCTCGGCGATCGGCGCGTAGCCGGTGCCCTGCGCGCCGAGCAGGCGCGGCTCGGCGTCGGTGATGCCGGCCTCGCGGAGCGCGCGGAAGCCGCGGTACGCGCCGAGCAGGAGCGTCCCGTGACCGAGCGGGAGGACGACGGCGTCGGGAACCGTCCACTCACGCTGGGCGGCCACCTCGAACGCGAACGTCATCGTGCCGGCGTAGAACGCCGGGTTCCAGGCGTGGCTGGCGTACCAGCCCTCGCCGGACTGGTGGGGGGCGTCGCCGAGGCCCGCCGCGTTCCCGTCGCCCTCGACGGCGTCGAGACAGGCCTCGGTGACGGCCTCCCGGTCACCCTCGACCCGGACCGGACGCGCGCCGGCGCGCTGGATGGCGACGAGCTTGGACTGCTTGATGTCGGCGGGTACGTATATCTCCGCGTCCAGCCCGGCGCGGGCGGCGTAGGTTGCGATCGCGGCCCCGGCGTTGCCGGAGGA
The genomic region above belongs to Halostella salina and contains:
- a CDS encoding outer membrane protein assembly factor BamB family protein, coding for MNRRRFLAAAAVGVTSAFAGCSGTPDPVTTRRDHGDWPLHAHDTTNSNHVPAAVGPGPDPSVEWTRRVTDGRRYGYGAPSPVVADGTLYVGGDGLVALEAATGDHSWRAARSEAVYGPAVTDGAVYAGSVDGGVPRVRAFDRTNGERRWTVTYDEVLGPRFRPVVATDDAVYATLNYGTEGSTTPPHGRLDALADGDRRWSIDLGGNRDPAPAVRGTELYLGGTAGSPACAVDVRRGTVERLLGDPPGRNWTSETPISPQVHAVAASDAVYYGGRDASGRVTPTPPVTLDALEEGAVEWQASLGHQVPPPAVTPESVSVVWASTDDGTVTAHVGRYSHAGDRSWTKRFPNRTVWASPVATANSVYVATAAADGPSDPRLHAFDRAGGTAEWSLSLPSPAATMAVAGGRLFVGSWDGSVMAVG
- a CDS encoding inositol monophosphatase family protein, whose product is MDEIERADVAVAAAREGASVAADYFRTDVPVEMKDGKTDVVTRADREAQERVIETIRETFPDATVVGEEDDAPTVVPDDGPAFVVDPIDGTNNFVRDIPIWCTSVAAVVDGEPIAAATVVPPTGDEYIARDGETRFNGEPVTVSDRTDPQASTVCPTLWWGLDRRDEYAAAATGVVERFADLRRYGSAQVSFGYVASGALDGIFSNLQGNPWDTVAGAHLVRQAGGRVTDLEGEHWRHDSTGVVVSNGGIHDELLAVAREADAARE
- the phnE gene encoding phosphonate ABC transporter, permease protein PhnE: MSTDDGSDRGLLAYFGFGTAATEPAEDQLNALKRSRTIRRVLMGIGLVVFGILFQRALSEVGFTIGEIVRYWPEFTAALGQFFPPATYFGIPFIDMGAYWEFIQARNLFQQAIITLSMGFAGTVLGFPGALILGVLGSERVTPFPFNFIFRGIMSTIRAIPALVWALIYIPLGGVTPFTATLAIGTDTMGNLGRLFTDELEEIEDGPIEGIRSTGADGPQTVVFGMLSQVFTPFIAWALYIFEINTRIAVTMGLIGGGGLGYVLLLERQLFHYTNMMATILVILMLVISVEMISQRTRSYLRGGESDSKGFLTLLKEFPQRMAESIWK
- the phnC gene encoding phosphonate ABC transporter ATP-binding protein, giving the protein MGTIRVENLSKSYGDVQAIDDVSFSVDDGEFVILLGTSGAGKSTLLRCLNGLTSPTDGRITIDGEEVVGQRNDVAMVFQQHNIIEQMSAYSNALSGSLNRTGFLRSLFQWNDHEDKLEALRALETVGLLEESGQRADSMSGGQQQRVGIARALVQQPTTLLADEPVASLDPASAETVMGYLRTAADERDITTVASLHQVNIAREFGDRFIGLKEGEKVFDGDLDDLTIDAVDRIYGKETSITRENDSEEAVA
- a CDS encoding phosphate/phosphite/phosphonate ABC transporter substrate-binding protein is translated as MTDRRKFLKGVGAAGTVAFSAGCIGDLTGGSSGGDSSSITFSLTPAESDVDIQQQYQPLFNYLEDEADVTIESTVAADYAAVLQALKSEQTDVADAAPAIALQAGEQDVAEVAGIRIAYGAAQYFSTITTLPDNDINELADLEGETIAFADALSTSGSLFPLYMLSEAGLDTGNAPNGEPEDFSGQWSDHATARETLINRDPVVAAGTGAFVSTPHVPADQFPERFQEKSAEFDSAGSATDEQEFQLLATSQPIPRAPILARSGLDEDVKGRVIDALLNAEEDDLIEEDAEEQLWFTGLAEGSVDDYQPVQEVIDTLGVELGQ
- a CDS encoding pyridoxal-phosphate dependent enzyme, with the translated sequence MPADLHCRACGTEYEAGPTEPWRCACGHALDFAVQPRPDGSPPPFSKLDTRRGLWTFFEFLPVSRQVTLGEGFTPLVDAPEWDAQFKLEYVFPTGSYKDRGATTVLSRAVELGVDTVIEDSSGNAGAAIATYAARAGLDAEIYVPADIKQSKLVAIQRAGARPVRVEGDREAVTEACLDAVEGDGNAAGLGDAPHQSGEGWYASHAWNPAFYAGTMTFAFEVAAQREWTVPDAVVLPLGHGTLLLGAYRGFRALREAGITDAEPRLLGAQGTGYAPIAEELGSDPVEAENDGSELTAALDRDEDDDDPNDIVDGIHIREPARHDQIVDAIRDTDGDAVALDADAVEGSLDRLHRAGFYVEPTSAIAPAALAEYRRRGVVDEDDDVVVPLTGSGMKTL